The following coding sequences lie in one Kitasatospora azatica KCTC 9699 genomic window:
- a CDS encoding ZIP family metal transporter → MSSGQIALLGAIAGFTIYLGLPIGRLRNPAPKLRAGLNALAIGILIFLVWDVLTHAWEPTDKALGDKHWGTALGYGLVLAAGLAVGLVGLVYYDRWNARRRAAASETAQQSAASLAMMIAVGIGLHNFAEGLAIGNSAAQGEISLAVLLIIGFGLHNATEGFGIVAPMAAEGTRPSWGSLALLGLIGGGPTFLGTLLGQHLVNDYLSIAFLALAAGSILYVVIELLAVARRAALKELTTWMILAGVLAGFLTDAVVTAGGA, encoded by the coding sequence ATGTCGAGCGGTCAGATCGCCCTGCTCGGAGCCATCGCTGGTTTCACCATCTACCTCGGCCTGCCGATAGGACGCCTGCGCAACCCGGCGCCCAAGCTGCGTGCCGGGCTGAACGCCCTCGCCATCGGGATCCTGATCTTCCTGGTCTGGGACGTGCTGACGCACGCCTGGGAGCCGACCGACAAGGCGCTGGGCGACAAGCACTGGGGCACCGCCCTGGGGTACGGCCTGGTGCTGGCGGCCGGCCTGGCGGTCGGCCTGGTCGGGCTGGTCTACTACGACCGCTGGAACGCCCGCCGCCGGGCCGCCGCCAGCGAGACCGCGCAGCAGAGCGCGGCGAGCCTGGCGATGATGATCGCGGTCGGCATCGGCCTGCACAACTTCGCCGAGGGCCTGGCGATCGGCAACTCCGCGGCGCAGGGCGAGATCTCGCTCGCCGTCCTGCTGATCATCGGCTTCGGCCTGCACAACGCCACCGAGGGCTTCGGCATCGTGGCGCCGATGGCCGCCGAGGGCACCCGCCCGTCCTGGGGCAGCCTGGCGCTGCTCGGCCTGATCGGCGGCGGCCCGACCTTCCTGGGCACCCTGCTCGGCCAGCACCTGGTCAACGACTACCTGAGCATCGCCTTCCTGGCACTGGCGGCCGGTTCGATCCTCTACGTGGTGATCGAGCTGCTCGCGGTGGCCCGCCGGGCCGCGCTCAAGGAGCTGACCACCTGGATGATCCTCGCGGGCGTGCTGGCGGGCTTCCTCACCGACGCGGTGGTGACCGCCGGCGGCGCGTGA
- a CDS encoding nucleosidase has translation MQLTGTVTPDRPLLVLAVAEEAAHLDADLPVLLTGMGKVNAAVALATVLAGGPKPAEVVNLGTAGALRPGLSGRTHQIGTVLQHDLDGRVLAKLTGQTYGGPLTLATEGLTLATGDLFVSDPAARDRLAEQAHLVDMEGYALATAAQRAGVPIRLVKHVSDEAGEGAAKAWRETVDDCAKVLADWVRENLK, from the coding sequence ATGCAGCTCACCGGAACCGTGACGCCCGACCGCCCCCTGCTCGTCCTCGCCGTGGCCGAGGAGGCCGCCCACCTGGACGCCGACCTTCCGGTGCTGCTCACCGGCATGGGCAAGGTGAACGCCGCCGTCGCGCTGGCCACCGTGCTGGCGGGCGGGCCGAAGCCGGCCGAGGTGGTCAACCTCGGCACGGCCGGCGCCCTGCGACCCGGCCTGTCCGGCCGCACCCACCAGATCGGCACCGTGCTGCAGCACGACCTGGACGGCCGGGTGCTGGCCAAGCTCACCGGTCAGACCTACGGCGGCCCGCTGACCCTGGCCACCGAAGGCCTGACCCTGGCCACCGGTGACCTCTTCGTCTCCGACCCCGCCGCTCGCGACCGCCTCGCCGAACAGGCGCACCTGGTCGACATGGAGGGCTACGCGCTGGCCACCGCCGCCCAGCGGGCCGGCGTGCCGATCCGCCTGGTCAAGCACGTCAGCGACGAGGCGGGTGAGGGCGCGGCCAAGGCCTGGCGGGAGACGGTGGACGACTGCGCGAAGGTGCTGGCGGACTGGGTGCGGGAGAACCTCAAGTAG
- a CDS encoding cytochrome c oxidase assembly protein, whose translation MHISAVTAAGYHGPPPWQWADLATSWTVEPVVLALSVLLGGGYLLGVRTVARAGTRWQPTRTAAFLGGLLLWIWVTCSGLGVYERILFTDRAVQVVLLLMVVPLLLALGAPVSLLVEASPPARRERILKALRSGPSKLLMFPAVSTALLMAPPWLLYFTPWYEKTLSSGAWNIGLHLSLVLLGLAYFWPRLQIDPVGHEYPHLIGLFITFAEVIFDAGLGIVLIYGGHIVAEHYYVGLDRPWGPSLAQDQTWGGNSLWVLGDLVGLPFLCALIRRMIVQGREETAAVDAALDAQEEARQEARQAAVAAGEPESEQGTRPWWLDDPNLKHRYGAGS comes from the coding sequence ATGCACATCTCAGCTGTGACAGCCGCCGGCTACCACGGTCCGCCGCCCTGGCAGTGGGCCGACCTGGCGACCTCCTGGACCGTCGAACCGGTGGTCCTCGCGCTCTCGGTGCTGCTCGGCGGCGGCTACCTGCTCGGCGTACGCACGGTGGCGCGGGCCGGCACCCGCTGGCAGCCGACCCGGACCGCGGCCTTCCTCGGCGGACTGCTGCTCTGGATCTGGGTGACCTGCTCGGGCCTGGGCGTCTACGAGCGGATCCTGTTCACCGACCGGGCCGTGCAGGTGGTCCTGCTGCTGATGGTGGTCCCGCTGCTGCTGGCCCTCGGCGCACCGGTCTCGCTGCTGGTCGAGGCCTCGCCGCCGGCCCGCCGGGAGCGGATCCTGAAGGCGCTGCGCAGCGGCCCGTCCAAGCTGCTGATGTTCCCCGCCGTCTCCACCGCGCTGCTGATGGCCCCGCCGTGGCTGCTCTACTTCACCCCGTGGTACGAGAAGACGCTGAGCAGCGGGGCCTGGAACATCGGCCTGCACCTGTCGCTGGTGCTGCTCGGCCTGGCCTACTTCTGGCCGCGGCTGCAGATCGACCCGGTGGGTCACGAGTACCCGCACCTGATCGGGCTGTTCATCACCTTCGCCGAGGTGATCTTCGACGCCGGGCTCGGGATCGTGCTGATCTACGGCGGACACATCGTCGCCGAGCACTACTACGTGGGGCTGGACCGGCCCTGGGGCCCCAGCCTGGCGCAGGACCAGACCTGGGGCGGCAACAGCCTCTGGGTGCTCGGCGACCTGGTCGGGCTGCCGTTCCTGTGCGCGCTGATCCGCCGCATGATCGTCCAGGGGCGGGAGGAGACGGCGGCGGTGGACGCGGCGCTGGACGCGCAGGAGGAGGCACGGCAGGAGGCGCGGCAGGCGGCGGTCGCCGCGGGTGAGCCGGAGAGCGAGCAGGGGACGCGCCCGTGGTGGCTGGACGACCCCAACCTGAAGCACCGCTACGGCGCCGGCTCCTGA